The Gouania willdenowi chromosome 5, fGouWil2.1, whole genome shotgun sequence sequence tagccatagtatatagtcgtcttaaatatgtaaatccttgttttaatcagaagtaAAATTGGTTAAGTGAccgaaaaatggtggaaaaagtagtgaagtgggattttaaaaaccacagaaattgattaaaagttgcaaattagggtgaccaaatatgacagaaaaagtggttaaaaatgtcaatattggaacatttagtcagaacaattagtttaagcTGACATATACTGGGCTtgataaattgtgaatgtggttaaattggtcaaaataagaatgaaacctggtgaaaagaggttaaaagtgacaacaatgggtCATTAGGTAGGagagtggtggaaagggtttataagtgccaaaaatgtcttgaaattgcgggaaaagcattgaaatttgaagaagtggcagaaatgcattaaaaggtgcaaaaacATGGCACGAAAAAgcgatgaaaataggttagaatatggtatgtttggtgtagttgcagaaaaggggttaaaaaaaaaggcaaaaattggctcaaattgtttagaaaatattcttagtttcttgaagacatctgcAGTGCCgacccccttccagtgtctcgcgacaGCAAATGGGGTACTGAACCAAGATTAAGAAACCCTGGTTTGTCCgatattatatttttaccaCAACATAGTGATCCAAAATATATCTTTCTGTGTGGAAACTCTACGCTTTCACTTTTAAACAAGGGATTAAGTCGATCTTCCCTTGCATTTCCTTTACTGTCCGCTGGGGGGCGACATTGTTCTATAAACCTCAGGGTCACTGTGAGGacgaagaggaggaaaaaagaCGCATTTCAGTCTTTCTCGtttatgtctttgttttttttttcattaatttgtttgtttgtggccATTTTGACTCCAGGCTGGGGCTGATGTTGTAGTTCTATATTTGAGGAGTTATTTATATAGAACATATAAAACCAGGCTGCGGTCTCAACACAAAGAAAGTGAGGACAGTGGGATGGTGAAAACGCACATTGTGATCCCGTTAATGATAATCAATCAAGTGCATTAAAATATGCATctttaaattgaattttaatACTATTTAAAGTGATCACTTCTACCAGGTGAATCCATACCTGAGCTGGAGATAAAGCAGCATAACACAAATACTTTATTTGGTCCACCATCacctaactttaaaaaaaataaatgtcagtgCCAATGTTtcaaccttttctgctttttattaTAGAGAAAAAATACACGATCTGATAGTTTTCCGTTTTACATAAAAccacacacatttttacaatatattTTCACTTAATTCTTTATTCTTTAATATTAATTTCACGATATATGATGACGACTTTGAGATATACATTCCATCTTTTTGAAACCACAATTACACACTACACAtacgggtttttttttctttttttttcttctcaataACATTTCCACAGGACCCATTGGATTGCACAGAATGAAAAATGTCTGAAAGCGCATTTTCCCttatcccccccacccccacccccacactcAACCCCAGATGTTCAGACGTGGCTTTTTCAGACAGAAAAGTTTCCAATAATTTCCCTAAAACTGCTTTGtgtgtagtttgtttttattttggtgttaaaatcttttttttttttttttttttttttttgtttgggatGAATCGAAAGGAAAGGAAACAGGCCCCTCTCTCAAAGGAGTAAATGAACCAAAGCTGTTAAATATGTTCAATTTTCCCCTTCAACCATTGTATGTGAAATATCATACATTCAATGCATAGTTTGTAGCGGCTTGTGTGACCTCATATTTTGCATTTCAGACTTTAAAACTTAAAAGGAGTAATCTAATTTTCTCacgcatgttttttttttttttaaatctatattttatcttttaaataTGTTTCTATTTTCTATTATCATTGTGTGTGGGGTTGCTTTTCTTAATTCTTACCCACATTCACATTATAGGCTCTAATAATGCAAATTATCTCAAATAAAGTGTCCTTTAACgtgcttaaaaaaaatctctttgtTACGTCACTGACTCGAGCTTTGATCGTGGAGATATTATAGTAATGTGCGGAGAAGCACCACAAGAGCGACTTTTGCAATTTTGCTGAAGGTCAAACACTGTAAACGTTCACTCCACTGCACTTTTAATCGATTTTATTATACACTatgtaacccagtggttcccaaccttctttgggtcgtgaccccattttgatatcaagaatttccaGCGACCGCAggggcttttttttcttttctcgaattagtttttaatcatgtttattaaagtttgTTACAATTACATAACCTGGATTAGAgcatatatttttatactgcattttagttgaactagatttatatttgaggttttaagtatagaatacagttgtttgatatgtATTGTGTGATGTACTAAGTTgaaaaaagaatattaaaattaaaaatatatataattttaatcagtgatgtttttctctgttgttgttgctttttttttttttttttttttttttttttttaacaattactagacatttcagggggaCCCCGTTtaaattccaggcaaccccatatggggtcacgacccaaaggtTAGAAAACTCTGATGTAACCTATAGtccttgtctgtgtgtgtccgcgcgcgcgcgtgtgtgtgtgtgttatattatAAATGCATTTCCTTCGTCTTGAATTGGAAATTTACGCAAATATACTTCAGCTCGAGTGAGTTCAGCGAAAAAATGACTGCGgtgggatgtgtgtgtgtgtgtgtgtgtgtgtgtgtgtgtgtgtgtgtgtgtgtgtgtgtgtgtgtgtgtgtgtgtgtgtgtgtgtgtgcagttaaaataaacggggagagagaaaaaaagaaggaaaaagggacaaaaaagaaacgggaaaaataaaaaggggGAACAAGGGGAAAAGAGAGTAAAAAggggtagtaaaaaaaaaaaaaaaaaaaaaagctaaaataaaatagaataaataaataaacgggGGACTTGCAGTTAACATCTGATACCAGCACCTTTCCCCCTCCATCTACTCTTCTATGTTATATTTGAAAGCCTCTATGAGCCCCTCCGTGGAGTGGATGAAGCCGGATATGCTGCATATACCTCCTATTACAAAGATGGACACGTCAAAGAACACCTGGTGCCACAGCAGCTTCCTCCATAGAAGCTTGAGGTGAAAGAGGCTGGGAAGCAGAAAGCAGAGGCCCGCGCCCGTCAGGCTGCCCGTGAGGCCCATGAGCAGCGCGAAGTGCGGCACGTAGATGGCCATGAGCAAAGTGAACACCACAAGGCTACAGCGGAGAGTCAGTCCCCACGACTTCAGGCGTCCGTCGCCCCCGTAGCAATCTGGGAAGTACGCGCGTCCTCCGTCCTGGAAAAAGGATTTCTCCAACACCTCCACGGCAGCGAAAAACGGCAGCGGGTACGACAGCAAGGCTTTGGCTACGAGGAAGATGTTGACGACGGCTCGGATGCCCGGGGGCAGGTTGTCTGTGATCACCTCCTTGGTGGCGTCGGCCCAGGTCAGGTAGGCCACCAGGGCGAACAGGCCCTTTAGGATGCAGGCAGCGATGTGAGTCCAGTTCATCATGCAGTGGAACTCGCTTGGTTTCTGCATGTTTCCCTCCAGGGACGGAAGAAAGATCTGCGACGTGTAGCTGAACACGATAATCCCAATGGAGATGGGGAACTTCTTGACATCGATGTAGAACTTGACCTTATCCCAGGCCCAGTCCCTGGCCCTGGAGAGGCAGTAGGCGATCACCAGGACGTTGATGACGAAGTGGGCCAAGGTGCACAGCAGGCTGAACTTGGACACGGCTTTCAGGTTCTTGAGGAAGGCGCAGGGCAGCAGGGCAGCGGTGGCGATGATGGCCCACGACTTCTGGGAGATGGGCATGTTGGGGAAGCTGTTGTACATGAGGTTACCGCTCACCACCACGTACAGGATGCAGGTCATGACCAGCTCTATGATTTGGGCTACATTCACGATATGGCCTCCTAAAGCCGGGAAGCGGGGCGCGCAGCATGCGTTCGCAATGTCCACATAGGAGTCCCTCACACGGACCAGCTGTCCGTCTTCGTCCTCCTCGTACAGGCAGGCAATGAGGATTTTCCCCGTGTAGCAGCACACCACGGCGGCAAAAATAATGAGAAAGAGTCCGAGGTATCCTCCGTGCAGGATGGCGTAGGGCAGCCCGAGGACAAACATGCCCTGCAGAGAGAGAAGAATAAGCGCACGTTGGACATTAATACGTCACCAAACATGAAGAAGAAACACTCCCTTTTTCTCATGTTGTGGTTTTTCCACTTGGCTTAAAGCGCGTTCCGCCTCTGACGTCATCAGGAGCTAAGGAGACACACTGTGACGTCAAAGGTggaccccccccaccaccagcCCCACCCACACGCCGCATGCCACCCCACGACTCACGTCCTACCCCACCCCTTCTTTGATAGAGCTATAAAGCAGAGCGTGTCCAGGGGAATTTGTCGCAGAGCCAGACGGGAGTCTACCCATTACGCACTTTACGCACGATGTTCCCACCACATCACACCCTTAAAATTGTATGGATTTCGCGCATCTCCCACTGTCTCACGCTATGTTTCATCTTTCTAATTAattgtggatttattttttctattttttttttcttccacttttcACAACCTATGCGTAAAAATTCAGTCGTGCGTAAAAATAATTTCCCCAACAAAAACAGGCCTTTTTCTCCATGTTGCGCGAAATCCCAGTgattaaacaatattttttacatCACTTGTATAATTTTAATCATAGAATAATAGAATGTGATCGTGATTTCGTTTTCTAACAACCATGCACGTTGAATGCATATCAATACTTATCATAAACGCATCAGTGACACATCACTTCAGAcaaagaatgtgtgtgtgtgcgtgtgtgtgtgtgtgtgtgtgtgtgtgtgtgtgtgtgtgtgtgtgtgtgtgtgtgtgtgcgtgcgtgccaCCTTGCTCCAACGAATTATAAGGTCCAATCTTAAATAAGAATTCATAATGTTATAAAGGGTGaacatatattttataatttctttaaaatgaAACTTGTGAGATGTGTTTTTGCTGAAAGCTGCACCACATTCTGATGTTTTCCGCTGCGCCTTTTGCTGAaatttcacagtttttttttcttttaaaccaATTAAGCATCCGTGAAGCTTTTACCTGGATGGCATTAGTTACGTTCCAACCCGCCTCCCATGCGGTGATTTTTGGTCTGACTTCAGTCAACTCGTTGGTCGAACCCCCGTCCTTGGAGGCAGAGTTCGGTGGCCCGGTGCCGTCCCTCTGGTAGTGGCTGTCCCCGTCcagccctcctcctcctccatccccGCTCCCTTCTCCTCCACCCTGCAGATCATCCGATGGCATGATGTCCATCTGCATCCCCTGTCGGTGATCGTAGTCCAGGTCGTCGCAGGAGGCAAAGCCCAGAGCCTCCTCGTCGGTGGCGGCCTGGAAGCCCATCCTGGCGAACATTCCGCTCACCTTCGCCTGGGATTTGTTGGACACAGCGTTGGCTGCGTTTGTCAGTTTATTAGAAAGCTTGCCTCTGATTAACGTCGCCATTTTTCCCCTCGAATGGATCTCTGTGTCCTACAGTCTAATTACTTTTGAAGAATCTCCcagttttgtacaaaaaagcgGCTAATTAGGATTGCAGCAGCTGTGGATTTTCCGCATCAGAAAAAGCCTCCTTGCGGTTCGAAGACACGGTCGATTTTCAGTTGCTATCTCCACTTTTTGTTCACTGTACGCCGGCTGCTGTCGATTATCTCCAGGTTCATGTCACCTTCAGACGTCGCTGCTCCGTTTCTGCATCTTGGTCAAATGCGCTCTGAGGCTCGATGGATGAGTGGTGCGCAAAAGCTTTACGCGCGACGcaaaaaaagggagaaaagCCACAGGTTCCTGCTCGGTTCgctttgttttatatatataatgtggcaCGCAGCATTTCCAGGAGTTGCTTGTCGGTTTCACTGATGCCAATGCGGTACCGTGAAGCCCGGAGGAGGCAGGGTGGAGACACGTGTCCACATCAGCCTGCCAATGCAAAGCACGCCTCCCAATGCCCCACCAGGAGGAAACAGAGAGATTTGCTGCATTTCTAGGGGAGGTGCTTTCAGTACCCCCACCGTCCATTCCCCAACCCATAATCTATCATACCCCAGTCTAACATCCAATGACATTCCTGGGCCTCGAGCCTCGCATAACTTTACGGGTATAAAACGAGGCCGGAATTTGAGGAAGATTTAGAATTCCCTCAGAAAAATGATGCTCAGAACCTGATCCATACATGTTCTGAATCTTTTGCAAAGAAGAGGACGCAGAACGTCGCACAAAAGACGAAAATTATCTTTGGAATTACGAGGATCGGGgttttaaaacattgtttaccagggattttgacctttttttttgttttttgtttttaaccaaaCGGTGGTGAGcttaaagacagaaaaacaaatccaCTTAAATATCCCAGGATTTTCTTctgacaaccaaaaaaaaaaaaaaaaaaaaaaaaaaaaagcagcattgATGTGGTTTTATTTCAGCGGCTGTCAAACTGAAATCCTCATTCAAGGCAATCACTCATTCATGACTTTGACAGCATCCATGGGTGGAGAAGGGAATGTTTTTGAAAGGGGAAAACGAAGATATGATCTGTTTTAGTATGCGTAAAATGTATTCAGATTTGGCGAAACGCGCCTGGCCTAATggtcttttgtttttcattattgagTGTTGCTTAATATTTAGAATTGTCTGTTAAACCCCACAGTTAATTGCGCTATGTGCGTATTtccctccacacacacgcaaactACTCACATCAAAGGTTCTAAACGCTTTAAACGGACCGAGTCTCTTTTGTGTATCACAGTGTGCGCATTTTGCTGTGAACACATCGCTGCCGCTTTGTGTCCACCGTGCTCAGCGTTTCCTTTCCTCGGGCTACACTATCGAAGTTCATCACTACCACCACCACTAGCGTCGGCATTACTCGCACCAGTCTGGATCCGTGCACGTCTGCATTCTGCATCCATTCACACTGAGTGAGTGCTTTGAACCGCTGAGGAGAAAGACAATGCGCTCCATTAATGCTTGGCTTCAGTAGGGCGACTGTGTCACTGTgtgcgcttttttttttttattgaataagataaaggagaaaaaaaacagtgattaaaaacaacaaacgttATAAAAATCAGCCACGACAGGTTTTTAAAATGCGTTAAAAACACCTGCAAATATAggctatctatctatatatatatatatttatatgtgttttttttttattttattttttttaaataaaatgtattcgtATTTTCTAAATGAAAGCACTGACATGAATTCACCTGAATTTGTAACTGAACGGTGCAGGCCCATCAGGCCTTTGGAGCCGCAGCTTCCACCGTGAATCGTGACATGACGCATGGTTCAGTGTCGTGAGTTCTGGTTCTAAAtgtccctaaaaaaaaaaaaaaaaatcagaaacacatacactcacgagtcacacacacacacgcacacacacacacgcacacacacacacacacacgcacgcacgcacgcacgcacacgcgcacacacacacacacacacacacacacacacacaaaggcatGCCACCCCCCATCCACCCCTTCAATGAACGAGTTAATAGCAGAGGCTGTTATCAGCGGACTGCAGACCTGGTCTGATCCGCGCTGTTGGAGCAAACCgtgactaataataataataataataataataataataataataataataataataatgtatttgttgtgtgcgtgctttgcatgttctccctgtgagTGCATGGGTATATGTCACCAGTGTAATACATAATCTTGCAGCTATAAAGACAAATGTtgtaattaaaatgattattatcattgtctgtgtttgtgCTCTGCAAAATACTGGCACTGatgaaattacacaaacattgtttgcaataggattgaattttctttctttctttctttctttctttctttcttttgggtAAATGTGTCTAACCTTATAACACACAGCAGTGATTGAGGACAAAAGAGGGTAAAGTGATTTTTCCTAGTTTATTATCGTCCATCCCATGGGTCAGTGTGTGCTGCGTCCCCAGAGGATCCCACCACAGCATCTCTGTGGTTACAGATAAACGCAATCAAAGCTCTTTATCTGCAGTTGTCCGACTCTGTGCTGCTTTTGTGTGTGACCTGCATGTCCTGACTGATATCTGCTGGGAGAGGGTAATGatgatagaaaataaaataaaaaaaaaaaaaaaaccattgtgAGATCAGTCCGTCCCCAAAGGTCAGTCCCTCGTGCAACCACGCACACGCGTcatcctcctccctcctcctcttcagtATTTCAGCACCCGGCACTTATTTTTCACATTACACACATGGGTGAGCTGGCACAGGGTCCCTCCCCCTGCACCACCCCAACCCCCAATAGTTTCCTTGATTCACCAAATCATTTCTCTTCCCAGGGAACATTTCCCCCCAGAAACGAGCATCCAGAAAACAAAGAAAGGGGAGAATCAGCATGGCACCAAAAACATTGGCTATGCAGGCCTTAAAGGTGCTTTGGCgtttacatttctttttcaatcatgcaatgaaaacacacaaagcaaatgTCTCACTTTAACGCACAAACGATTGGACGCTGAAATGACCCATTCATGATGGTGCATTCAAGGCACAGAAACGTTTAGATCCTTTGAAAACCTATGAACTCGCATCCAGAGCAGCATCTCCTGCCATTGAACCCGTGATTGTCCGCGTCTCTTTAAGCCCAGCGAGGCAGAAAAACACCAGCCGACAGTGCTCAGATGAAGAGGAGCAGTGAAAAGGCTCTCTGCGCTCTCTGGGGACTGAAGAGGAGGGAAATTAGCCCACACTGGGCTAATCATGAGACCTCAGAGTCCATTAACATTTGCATCACAATCACAGGTAATAACACCCACAGTATCGACTGTTGGGACTTTTTCCAGCAGTTGACCTGCAGCTCATTGCAAAAGCGTTCAGAGGGAAGGAAAGATTTCAGCACCGTGGACAGAGGCACTTCATCATTCATCAGGTTCAAATAGAGGCAGGTGGTGGTGTGTGGACAGCCAATCATCAGACAAGAGGTTTTCAGGAAAAGAGTTacagtaggggtgtgcattgccatgaatctatACAATACGATTCATAatttgcatgtcatgatacTATATATATcgcgatactaaacaatacaatatacattgggatatatcgcaatatcaacaATGACACATTTCGCCtttacaaggtttttttttttttacatatgcaagaacaagtaaatgccAATATAATCCaagtatcaaaaacaagtggtatgtttatcaatgtgccaaattacatttttcaaaacttttgcttctacaacatgatattctgattctgttaagttcttacattctttaaagtaaaagtaaccacatgTACATCTATacaagtgcccagtatgttttataaaaataaagtgcaatcaacttccataCTGCCATATCAACCTTTAATAAATAGGTGTTGTTCCCATtcttattttagtgttttttaagtTAATTAGAAAGCACAATACACTCACTCAAATGCTTTCATACTGTAGAATACAATCACTGAATtcattttttgatcatttttatgtTGTACCAAGTCTTCTTATTGGCTTAAAACAACCCTACatcaatcattattatttaaaaggtacCTTGAGTGGTCCAGTTCAATATATGTTATAACAACAGGCTGAAATGGGTGATGATTGAAGACCTGTTGAGTAATACAGTATGTTACAGATTATACAAACAAATGATTCTTATGAAAACAGGAAGGTCTACAGCAGAACACATCTTTTATTAAGTCCTGCATATATGCATTATAGTATATTGAATAGAGtttaaacaataacataattCGTTCAacgtttttaaagaaaaagatttCAACAAAAAACGTGTTCCTATGGCATACAGTCATGCAGTGTAGTCGTATAGCCTTTGGACTCAAATGGTGATTTCTTACAATTATTTCTTTAATATTACCTATTTCCCATGTAGAACTCTTATAACACTGTTTGCAGACATTTACACTAATGTCCAGGGTTAAatctccaaaatagaaaagAGCAGTCCAAGCtttcttttattgtttatgtttcaaACAGCTGTATTCAAATATAGGCATGACTGTGAAATCATTAGTTTCAACATCAATGGTGGAACtcgtccattttttttttttttttaaaaaaaataaatgttctgtTTCATATCTgagaatatcaacattttttgttttatttttttctttcttttttttttttgctttgaatgctattttttttggttcatttcTGGAACAAAGACCCAGTTTTTCAGATTATCTGTAGCTGTGATTGTGATCCTTTTGAGTCTATGCCATTGGGCGATTGCAGCCTCTGTCTATACTTTCATGCAGAAAGACAAATCCAGGAGGTCCACAGTAGTAAACCACTAAGAGCCTTTTCATTACCCCTAATTCACTGGTTTAATGGCTCATTATGGCATCCCAGGAGACGACAGGAGGGGGCTTTAGATTGCACAAGAAATAGAGAAAACAGtcagacgtttttttttttttacaatttctcTTAAAGTAATGCTGAAGGTTGAATTTTTAGATGTGTAATGCTTCATCACCGAGTAAAAAGCAACAATACAGCACATCATTATATAGCAGTCAGTTATTCAATCAGTCTAACTGACTGTCAGTTCTACAGTTTTGCACGTAACACAATCATTTTGGTTTGGTTCAATATGTAGACCAGTCATGGGTATCTGGGAGCCACATGCGCCCTCTGCCTAGAATTTTGCGTGGCCcctcaatgtaaacacacaaattaagtccaaaaacacaagatcacagaaaaatacacaaatcgctCCCTGaaacacgcaaaacaacaaccaaaacatacaaaatgagaggaaaaatagaaaaaattacaacaataatacagagaataatagtaaaatatacaaatgacaatagaaatacacataaatgacatcagaaacacaccaaaatagatccaaaaacacaaaatgacaacgaaatacacaaaacgagagttttataagaacaaaaaaaatgactcccaaaacacaaaatgacaataaaacatagaaaactacatgaaaaacatacaaaattaagagaaaagcacacaaaattacacatgatttatccatcttctcccgctttaAACTAcaaatgagagtaaaatata is a genomic window containing:
- the LOC114463408 gene encoding vesicular inhibitory amino acid transporter, whose translation is MATLIRGKLSNKLTNAANAVSNKSQAKVSGMFARMGFQAATDEEALGFASCDDLDYDHRQGMQMDIMPSDDLQGGGEGSGDGGGGGLDGDSHYQRDGTGPPNSASKDGGSTNELTEVRPKITAWEAGWNVTNAIQGMFVLGLPYAILHGGYLGLFLIIFAAVVCCYTGKILIACLYEEDEDGQLVRVRDSYVDIANACCAPRFPALGGHIVNVAQIIELVMTCILYVVVSGNLMYNSFPNMPISQKSWAIIATAALLPCAFLKNLKAVSKFSLLCTLAHFVINVLVIAYCLSRARDWAWDKVKFYIDVKKFPISIGIIVFSYTSQIFLPSLEGNMQKPSEFHCMMNWTHIAACILKGLFALVAYLTWADATKEVITDNLPPGIRAVVNIFLVAKALLSYPLPFFAAVEVLEKSFFQDGGRAYFPDCYGGDGRLKSWGLTLRCSLVVFTLLMAIYVPHFALLMGLTGSLTGAGLCFLLPSLFHLKLLWRKLLWHQVFFDVSIFVIGGICSISGFIHSTEGLIEAFKYNIEE